The DNA window CTGCGCCGCACACGGTGGAGAAGATGCGCTCCCTTGTGGCGTCCGGCGAGATGGACCTGCATCTCGGCCAGGTGACCTCCCTCAAGGGCGAAGAGCCCGTTCTGGAAGGCGCGGTGATCCGCAAGGACGACGGCTCGGAGTTCACGGTCGATTGCGACGTGATGCTGCCGTTCTTCGGCCTCACCATGAAGCTCGGCCCCATTGCCGACTGGGGCCTGAACCTGCACGAGAACCTGATCCCGGTCGATACGGAGAAGTTCGAGACCAACGTGCCCGGCATCTTCGCCATCGGCGACATCAACACCTATCCGGGCAAGCTGAAGCTCATTCTCTCAGGCTTCCATGAGGGCGCCCTGGCGGCCCAGAAGGTGCACCGCTACGTGTATCCGGAGAAGAAGCTCCTGTTCCAGTACACGACCTCGTCCACGAGCCTGCAGAAGAAGCTCGGCGTCGCGGCCTGAGGCCTTTCACACCGACCTTTCACCAACACACTCTGCACGTTATGGCCGGTCTTGTCCCGGCCATCCCGATTCCGTGGAGCCCCGAGCGTTTCCGATCGAGATCACCGGCACAAGGCCGGTGATGACGTGGGATGTCCAATGCGATCCGGCTCCGCCTTCAAAGCCATTGCTCTTCCTCTTGCGAAGCAGGCCGGTTCCTGAAACTCTCCGGTCCATGACCACCGCGACAGATCTCACCCTCGGCCGCCGCGTGATGGCGATGATCGAGGATCTCGCCCAGCACACGGACGAACCCGGCCGCCTCACCCGCCTCTATCTCTCCGACGCCCATCGCCGGGCTGCGGACGCCACGCTCCGCCTGATGCGGGAGGCGGGGCTGAACGCCCATATCGATGCCCTCGGATCCGTCATCGGTCGGATCGAGGGCACCGATCCGCAAGCCCCTGCCCTCCTCGTCGGCTCCCATATCGATTCCGTGGTCGATGCGGGCCGCTATGACGGCAACCTCGGCGTGGTGCTCGGCATCGCCGTGGTGGAGGCATTGCGGCAGCAGGGCATTGCCCCCGCCTGCCCGATCGAGGTCGTCGCCTTCGGCGACGAGGAGAATGTGCGCTTCCCGAGCAACCTCTCCACGTCCCAGGCGCTTGCCGGCCGGTTCAACCCGGCCTGGCTCGACGGTCGGGACCGGGACGGGACCACTTTCCGCGAGGCGCTGATCCGCTTCGGCGGCGACCCGGACGGGATCGCGGCGCTTGCCCGGGATCCGGCGCGGTACCGCGGGTATCTCGAAGTGCACATCGAGCAGGGGCCGCTCCTCGAAGCAAAGGATCTGCCTGTCGGGATCGTGTCGGCCATCAACGGCATCACGCGGGCGCGCTGCAGCGTAATCGGCGAAGCGGGCCATGCGGGCACCGTGCCGATGACCATGCGTCGCGATGCGCTCGCGGCCGTGGCCGAGATGATCGGCATCGTCGAGCGCGCAGGCTCGACGCGCACCGACACGGTAGCGACGGTGGGCGTCGCGCAGGTGCAGCCCGGCGCGATCAACGTCATTCCGGCACGTGTCGATTTCACGCTCGATGCCCGCTCACCGGACGATGCCGTGCGCCTTGCGATGGTGGAAGACATCATCACCGAATGCCAGGCCGCCGCGCAGCGGCGCGGCGTGACTTTCGCCATCGAGCCGTTCATGGAATCGCCCGCGACGCCCATGGACAAGGATTTGGCCGGAAAATTCGAAGAGGCCATGAGGAGCCTCGGCATCGAGCCGCTGCATCTCTCCTCGGGCGCCGGTCATGATGCGGTCGCAATGGCGGGCCTTTGCCCATCCGCCATGCTGTTCGTGCGCTGCAAGGGCGGCATCAGCCACAACCCGGCTGAGTCGATCACCATCGAGGACGCGGATGTGGCGGCCCGCGTGCTGATGGACACGGTCAAGCAGATTGCCGCGTGAGATCCGCATCATGAAGCAGGCTCCGATAATTGCGTTCGTCGACGATGCCTGCGCGCTGCATCCGATCGTCCTGGAAGGCGTGCGAGACTTCAACAGAACTCTTTTCGCCGGCCATCCGCCGGGCCGGGATCTCGCCATTGCCATCATCGATCCCGACAGCCGCGAGCCTGTCGGGGGACTGTGCGGCCGCATGAACGGCGGTTGGCTCGCCATCGAGCTCCTTTTCGTGCCTGAAGCCTTTCGCGGCATGGGACTTGCCACGCAGCTGATCGCGATGGCCGAGGACGAGGCCCGAAACAAGGGCTGCCACTCGGCGTGGATCGACACGCTCAACCCCAGGGCGCTCGAACTCTACCGGCGCCTCGGATACGAGATCTTCGGCGAACTCAAGGATTATCCCGTCGGCGGCAGCCGCTTCTTTCTGCAGAAGAAGCTCGGGCCCGTCGCCTGATGCGGATCAGCCGCGCCACTCGTCGGCGAGCACGGCCCAGCGCTCGTGATCGCGCCATTCCCCGTTGATCTTGAGATAGCGCGGTGAATAGCCTTCCTGACGGAAGCCGAGCCGCATGACGAGCGCACGGGATGGCCCGTTCCCCGGCTGGATGTTCGCCTCCAGCCGGTGCAGCCCGAGCTCGCCGAAGGCATGCGAGACCACGAGCCTCACCGCCTCGCTCATGAGCCCGCGCCCGCTGGTGCCGGCCATGCCGTAATAGCCCATATAGGCGCTTTGGAAGAAGCCGCGCACGACCTCGCTCAGATTCACCACTCCGACGATTTTTCCGCTCGCCCGCTCACGGGCAATGAAGCCGATGGAGCGATCGCCGTCGCAGCGGTTGAGATAACCGAGGAAGCTCGCATGATCGCGGCAGGGCGAAACCCAGGGCTCGTGCAGATCGATGCTGGCGAGGTTGGCAGCGACCAGCTCGGCGGCATCCGAGACATGAACGGGACGGATCATAACGCGTGACGACATGAGGTTCATTCCAGCTTCAGGAACCATGGCATAGACACGTCGTTGTCGTCAGCCCCTCCTCACAACATAAGGAATGGACCATGCGAGCCATCATTCTCCCCGCCTTTGCCCTTGTCCTTGGCGCCGGCTTCTTTGCTGCACCGCAGGAGGCGCAGGCCCGTTTCGGCGCCGAGCAGCTGCAGGGGCCAAGCCTTGTAGACAATGTGCAGTGCGTCACGCGCCGCGTCCGCACCGTGCTTCCGAATGGCCGCGTGGTCTTCCGGACCGTGCGGGATTGCGGCGTGCGGCCAGGCTGGGGCCGGGTCGAGCGCTGCCGCACGGTGCGCGAGCGCGTGGTGCGGCCCAACGGACGCGTCGTGTATCGCGAGGTCCGCCGCTGCCGCTGAACACGCACAGGGCGAACCATTCAGGGCCCGGTCTCACCGGGCCCTT is part of the Microvirga terrae genome and encodes:
- a CDS encoding allantoate amidohydrolase, whose amino-acid sequence is MTTATDLTLGRRVMAMIEDLAQHTDEPGRLTRLYLSDAHRRAADATLRLMREAGLNAHIDALGSVIGRIEGTDPQAPALLVGSHIDSVVDAGRYDGNLGVVLGIAVVEALRQQGIAPACPIEVVAFGDEENVRFPSNLSTSQALAGRFNPAWLDGRDRDGTTFREALIRFGGDPDGIAALARDPARYRGYLEVHIEQGPLLEAKDLPVGIVSAINGITRARCSVIGEAGHAGTVPMTMRRDALAAVAEMIGIVERAGSTRTDTVATVGVAQVQPGAINVIPARVDFTLDARSPDDAVRLAMVEDIITECQAAAQRRGVTFAIEPFMESPATPMDKDLAGKFEEAMRSLGIEPLHLSSGAGHDAVAMAGLCPSAMLFVRCKGGISHNPAESITIEDADVAARVLMDTVKQIAA
- a CDS encoding GNAT family N-acetyltransferase encodes the protein MKQAPIIAFVDDACALHPIVLEGVRDFNRTLFAGHPPGRDLAIAIIDPDSREPVGGLCGRMNGGWLAIELLFVPEAFRGMGLATQLIAMAEDEARNKGCHSAWIDTLNPRALELYRRLGYEIFGELKDYPVGGSRFFLQKKLGPVA
- a CDS encoding GNAT family N-acetyltransferase; the encoded protein is MSSRVMIRPVHVSDAAELVAANLASIDLHEPWVSPCRDHASFLGYLNRCDGDRSIGFIARERASGKIVGVVNLSEVVRGFFQSAYMGYYGMAGTSGRGLMSEAVRLVVSHAFGELGLHRLEANIQPGNGPSRALVMRLGFRQEGYSPRYLKINGEWRDHERWAVLADEWRG